The following are encoded together in the Pithys albifrons albifrons isolate INPA30051 chromosome 5, PitAlb_v1, whole genome shotgun sequence genome:
- the IL15 gene encoding interleukin-15 isoform X3: MTEQRDPSKIHLKSICLQYQLYLLLNSHFFCLLKNGMGLIILCAYVPKTEAGHCKWAEVLKDLEKIKTSKDIDVSLYTADTDEDDECQELVMRCFFLETEVIIQECRIKNCSETQDVVNIWKNGNTGLDNSKLNSTTSSKCKECEEYEEKSFTEFIQSFVKVIQRDCKH; this comes from the exons AAAATACACCTGAAAAGTATTTGTCTGCAGTATCAGCTGTATCTTCTTCTGAACAGccatttcttttgccttttaaagAATGGGATGGGACTAATCATCTTATG tgcttaTGTACCAAAGACAGAAGCAGGTCATTGCAAGTGGGCAGAAGTTCTGAAAGATTTGGAGAAGATCAAGACATCTAAA gaTATTGATGTCAGTTTATATACTGCAGACACAGATGAGGAT gacgAATGCCAAGAACTTGTAATGAGATGCTTTTTCTTAGAGACAGAAGTGATTATTCAAGAATGTCGTATCAAAAATTGTAGTGAAACACAGGATGTAGTGAACATatggaaaaatggaaatacaggCTTAGACAATAGTAAG ttgAATTCCACAACATCATCAAAATGCAAAGAATGTgaagaatatgaagaaaaaagttttacaGAATTTATACAGAGTTTTGTAAAGGTTATACAGAGGGATTGCAAACACTGA